A stretch of the candidate division WOR-3 bacterium genome encodes the following:
- a CDS encoding OmpA family protein — protein MKKVLISCMLCILPLSADFNRTSGLVDIPTANILPHFGLRAGIDGSMGFQDMTDDAEINLHFSMGLFDIAEAYLDIYTFTDFTAAMGFCHRFYSTDKFGFAWGLHTISYDLDVSEIGRGDTVGWYDDLLYNYDTYEKPFELGSAFLITTYAINDNIDATLGIGRGRYVGYGTHSKYFNTNFFRDEGGDWGVGLIAGMEVRFLDQFRFMLDGDGRDMNIGLGYRFTPVELNIALSKVEWFLWSDDDYRPRLSASISYLNMQEEKGPGAIAGKVVDELGNPIVAEVGFVTDTIASVMTNPGSGLFSFSPIDAGSYEVYAHVSGYQTARRKIKVRGGRTAYQEFKLQPEPIPPANIQGKVVEVETGRPLIVDLTVVETGYKTKSDSLGVFDIPGLQPGMYKIQADAIGFETGLYPVSLAPRDKHVLDIRMLKPSDVIRLYGINFEFNKATILSESYPIIDEAAAIVMNHPDIKVEIQGHTDGIGSAEYNLQLSYMRANAVRDYLIEVHEISPERLFLMAYGESRPVAPNTTEQGRYKNRRVEFFIIK, from the coding sequence ATGAAAAAAGTGTTGATATCATGTATGCTCTGTATATTACCGCTGTCTGCGGATTTCAACCGTACATCCGGGCTGGTTGACATTCCCACCGCCAACATATTGCCGCATTTTGGTCTCAGGGCAGGCATTGATGGCTCCATGGGGTTTCAGGACATGACCGATGATGCTGAAATCAACCTGCATTTTTCGATGGGTTTGTTCGACATTGCCGAGGCCTATCTGGATATCTATACATTCACGGATTTCACCGCGGCAATGGGTTTTTGTCACAGATTTTATAGCACAGACAAATTCGGTTTTGCCTGGGGCCTTCACACGATATCCTATGACCTTGATGTGTCCGAAATCGGTCGCGGCGATACTGTTGGTTGGTATGATGACTTGCTGTACAACTATGACACATATGAAAAGCCGTTTGAACTCGGGTCGGCATTTTTGATCACCACTTATGCGATCAATGATAATATTGATGCCACACTCGGCATAGGCAGGGGAAGATATGTCGGTTATGGCACGCACTCGAAGTACTTCAATACCAATTTCTTTCGCGACGAAGGTGGTGATTGGGGTGTAGGTTTGATCGCTGGTATGGAAGTGCGGTTCCTCGATCAGTTCAGATTCATGCTCGACGGTGATGGTCGTGATATGAATATTGGTTTGGGATACCGCTTTACGCCCGTAGAATTGAATATCGCCCTGAGCAAAGTCGAATGGTTCTTATGGTCTGATGATGATTACAGGCCGAGGTTATCGGCTTCAATTTCGTATCTGAATATGCAAGAGGAAAAGGGACCAGGCGCTATTGCGGGCAAGGTCGTTGACGAACTGGGCAATCCGATAGTGGCAGAGGTGGGTTTTGTCACCGATACGATAGCATCCGTGATGACGAATCCCGGGTCCGGTTTGTTCAGTTTCTCTCCGATTGATGCCGGTTCTTACGAAGTCTATGCACACGTCTCCGGCTATCAGACAGCGCGCAGAAAGATAAAAGTCCGTGGCGGAAGGACAGCATATCAGGAATTCAAGCTGCAGCCGGAGCCGATACCGCCGGCGAATATACAGGGGAAGGTCGTCGAAGTAGAGACCGGACGGCCTCTCATCGTTGATTTGACCGTTGTTGAAACCGGGTACAAGACAAAATCAGATTCACTTGGTGTATTCGATATCCCCGGTCTGCAGCCGGGTATGTACAAGATACAGGCCGACGCGATCGGGTTTGAAACAGGTCTTTATCCGGTATCTTTAGCACCCAGAGACAAGCATGTCCTCGACATCCGGATGTTGAAACCTTCTGACGTGATCCGGCTCTACGGCATAAATTTTGAGTTCAATAAAGCAACAATTCTTTCCGAATCATATCCGATCATTGATGAAGCAGCCGCGATCGTGATGAACCACCCGGATATCAAGGTTGAGATACAGGGGCACACCGATGGTATCGGATCGGCCGAATACAATCTCCAGCTTTCCTACATGCGCGCGAACGCGGTCCGTGACTACCTGATCGAAGTACACGAGATAAGTCCAGAACGGCTATTTCTCATGGCGTATGGCGAGAGCCGGCCAGTCGCACCGAATACTACCGAGCAAGGGCGGTATAAGAACAGGCGGGTGGAATTTTTCATAATAAAATAA
- a CDS encoding OmpA family protein, protein MKRVITVFLLFASFAFPDFKRTSGLVDIPTARIMPHLGYRVGADLTIELGPGEYQYVVEENLHFSLGLGDFVETYFDVYTIIESWTVAFGFCHNFFNHGRFGLAWGIHTFAVPEDISEIAHGDSTGWHDDLMYEYGDYEKPYERFSGFVVASYALTDKIDVSLGAGRGRYVGYGATSKYLNSNLYHKMGGDWGIGLFGGVEYKISDRTSLMIEGDGRDVNAGIRFQPLPWEFELGLTKIEYIFAWDEYRPRIALSASYKHIPKKPGPGIIAGTVRDTGGNALIAAVRISETEIPPMMTEAEFGAYQFTDVKPSLYEVTATAEGYSRGEKKVEALADQTVYCDFILTRLMGGLVGIVIDDDTEEPLVATVAVENTDAVTESNIETGFSFMDLDPGPYTLNAEALGYHPGSATATVEIGATTDVLIRLEPITFELQGIQFDFDKSTLKPVSIPILDQAAEVLMNYPNLRVEIQGHTCSMGSDEYNLRLSQSRANSVMNYLVQQKNIDKARLTAKGYGESSPIATNETNEGRVRNRRVEFVIIK, encoded by the coding sequence ATGAAGCGAGTAATTACTGTGTTTTTATTGTTTGCGTCTTTCGCTTTTCCTGACTTCAAACGAACGTCAGGTTTAGTGGATATCCCGACTGCCAGGATAATGCCACATCTGGGTTACCGCGTGGGGGCGGATTTGACGATAGAATTGGGCCCAGGTGAATATCAATACGTCGTCGAGGAGAACCTGCATTTCTCGTTGGGCCTGGGGGATTTTGTTGAGACATACTTTGATGTATACACGATAATCGAAAGCTGGACCGTGGCATTTGGTTTCTGCCACAATTTTTTCAATCATGGGAGGTTTGGTCTAGCATGGGGCATACATACATTTGCAGTTCCTGAGGACATCTCGGAGATCGCGCACGGTGATTCCACTGGCTGGCATGACGACCTCATGTATGAGTATGGAGACTATGAGAAGCCGTACGAGCGGTTTTCGGGATTTGTGGTAGCGTCGTATGCGCTGACAGACAAGATCGACGTCTCGCTCGGTGCTGGTCGTGGAAGATACGTTGGTTACGGCGCGACATCCAAATATCTCAATTCAAATCTTTATCACAAGATGGGAGGAGATTGGGGTATCGGACTTTTTGGCGGAGTAGAATACAAGATCTCTGATAGAACGTCACTCATGATCGAAGGTGACGGCCGTGATGTGAACGCTGGTATTCGGTTCCAACCCCTGCCCTGGGAATTTGAGCTCGGTCTGACCAAGATCGAATACATTTTTGCATGGGATGAATACCGCCCCAGGATCGCGCTTTCGGCGTCGTACAAGCACATACCGAAAAAGCCGGGTCCCGGCATCATAGCGGGCACAGTGCGCGATACCGGAGGCAATGCCCTGATCGCCGCAGTGCGTATTTCTGAGACTGAGATACCGCCAATGATGACCGAAGCGGAATTCGGTGCTTATCAATTCACAGATGTGAAACCATCGCTGTATGAAGTAACCGCTACGGCCGAAGGGTACTCAAGGGGTGAGAAGAAAGTTGAAGCCCTGGCTGACCAGACGGTGTATTGCGATTTCATTCTCACCCGGCTGATGGGCGGTCTTGTGGGTATAGTGATCGACGATGACACAGAAGAGCCGTTGGTTGCCACAGTAGCGGTGGAGAACACCGATGCAGTTACCGAGTCCAATATTGAAACTGGTTTTTCGTTCATGGATCTTGATCCCGGTCCGTATACGCTGAATGCCGAGGCGCTTGGATACCACCCGGGCAGTGCAACGGCTACGGTCGAAATAGGCGCTACGACCGATGTTCTGATCCGATTAGAGCCGATAACATTTGAACTTCAGGGTATACAGTTTGACTTTGACAAATCAACCCTCAAACCGGTTTCGATCCCGATCCTCGACCAGGCAGCTGAGGTATTGATGAACTATCCGAACCTGCGCGTGGAGATACAGGGGCACACCTGTTCGATGGGTTCGGACGAATACAATCTGAGGCTCTCGCAGTCGCGGGCGAATTCGGTGATGAATTACCTTGTGCAGCAGAAGAATATCGACAAGGCGAGGTTGACCGCAAAGGGTTATGGCGAGTCGAGTCCGATCGCGACCAATGAAACAAACGAAGGTCGCGTGCGGAATCGCCGTGTTGAATTCGTGATCATTAAGTAG
- a CDS encoding four helix bundle protein — translation MKIRRFEDLECWKLAREFVKYIYKLTRKLKFSKDLRLVGQITNASVSIMNNIAEGWASQSNPELMRFLKYSRRSCAECQNCLYVALDQEYITEDEFSAGYDMASRVTQVIDGLLRYLRSYGNKQRGMQVKDILSEYYGSSDSNEHQ, via the coding sequence ATGAAGATAAGACGTTTTGAGGATCTGGAGTGTTGGAAACTTGCGCGCGAATTTGTGAAGTACATATACAAACTCACTCGTAAACTAAAATTCTCAAAGGATTTACGGCTTGTTGGTCAAATAACGAATGCTTCTGTTTCAATTATGAACAACATTGCCGAGGGATGGGCCAGTCAATCCAACCCAGAATTGATGAGGTTTCTAAAGTACTCACGCCGTTCATGTGCTGAATGCCAGAATTGTCTGTATGTTGCTCTGGACCAGGAATACATTACCGAAGACGAGTTCAGTGCCGGTTATGATATGGCATCAAGAGTTACCCAAGTAATAGATGGGTTGCTCCGATATCTGCGCTCCTACGGGAATAAACAACGAGGTATGCAGGTTAAGGATATCCTTTCGGAGTATTATGGTTCGTCTGATAGTAATGAACATCAGTAG
- a CDS encoding polysaccharide export protein: MRRVIVLLSIFSFVFASNLELVNVLCSQVVKKEEGYKIEPGDVLEIVILGEEELSRTLMVMHNGSISFPLIGEVKVAGLSTDDAAALLASELRSYFTHPVVSIILKSPTIPYVSVFGEVLRQGAVEYQRGLRITDYVALAGGPTPVANLGKVRVARLQPVEPALMVVETIDLDRVLNEGIMVKNYELKSGDWVYVPKRFTVNWSIVISTLTLAATLVNLYITYDRLARD; encoded by the coding sequence ATGCGCAGAGTGATTGTTTTGTTATCCATTTTTTCCTTTGTATTTGCATCCAATCTTGAACTAGTGAATGTCCTTTGTTCCCAGGTGGTAAAAAAGGAAGAGGGTTATAAGATCGAACCGGGGGATGTTCTTGAGATCGTCATCCTGGGGGAAGAGGAGTTGTCCAGAACTCTCATGGTGATGCACAACGGGTCGATTTCATTCCCCCTGATCGGTGAGGTTAAGGTTGCGGGTCTGTCTACGGATGATGCAGCAGCATTGCTTGCATCGGAACTGAGATCATATTTCACTCATCCGGTCGTTTCGATCATCCTAAAAAGCCCAACCATACCTTATGTGTCTGTTTTCGGCGAAGTCCTGCGTCAGGGTGCAGTGGAATACCAGCGCGGACTACGAATAACCGATTATGTAGCGCTCGCCGGAGGCCCGACCCCGGTTGCCAATCTGGGAAAGGTGCGTGTCGCACGGCTACAGCCAGTTGAACCCGCACTCATGGTTGTAGAAACCATTGACCTCGACAGGGTGCTGAACGAGGGCATCATGGTAAAGAACTACGAGCTGAAATCGGGCGATTGGGTCTATGTTCCGAAGAGATTCACCGTCAACTGGAGCATTGTTATTTCAACCCTCACTCTTGCCGCTACTCTCGTCAATCTCTACATCACGTACGACCGACTCGCACGAGACTGA
- a CDS encoding NAD(P)/FAD-dependent oxidoreductase gives MKGRFDVVVIGAGPVGSHTAYQLADRGLNICLIDKKKKIGAGSICAGVIGKEAFERYDLPSDTVLRSINSVSFFSPFGQRLEYEQEDFFAFVVDRDLFDNKLLLKAKKRGVEVFLDEKVRDISGVPYFYSVKSTRQTFQAKAIVIATGFDCRLHEKAGLTTPPQYLYGSQVEMTVPHSPSKLEIHIGRDFAPGSFGWLVPFRKGQAKIGLLLTQRGKKWLKKFIEHRLGINRGFDENKIQVKPIAFGPVKKSVNGNILSVGEAAGQVKTTTGGGIFYGLLCSEIAAEKLAQTLKDGFSLNDYEITWRSALVSELDIGRNLRLIAARLSDQEVENLFSFVKQNRFWVELLVPRINFDYHSNVIFFCMKSFGQLLGLNNK, from the coding sequence ATGAAGGGGAGATTTGATGTAGTAGTGATTGGCGCTGGACCTGTTGGTTCTCATACCGCATACCAGTTGGCTGACCGCGGACTGAACATTTGCCTGATAGATAAGAAGAAGAAAATAGGAGCCGGATCGATATGTGCAGGAGTGATCGGGAAAGAAGCCTTTGAGCGTTACGACCTACCATCCGACACGGTGCTGAGAAGCATTAACTCAGTGTCGTTCTTTTCTCCTTTTGGGCAGAGACTGGAATATGAGCAAGAGGATTTCTTTGCATTTGTTGTCGATCGCGATCTGTTCGATAATAAATTACTCCTGAAGGCAAAGAAACGAGGCGTTGAGGTATTTCTCGACGAAAAGGTAAGGGATATCTCCGGCGTTCCTTATTTTTATTCTGTCAAAAGCACCCGTCAGACCTTTCAGGCAAAGGCGATCGTTATCGCCACTGGTTTTGACTGCAGATTGCATGAAAAGGCAGGACTCACCACGCCACCACAATATCTCTACGGCTCGCAGGTCGAGATGACGGTACCTCACTCTCCTTCTAAACTCGAGATCCACATCGGCCGTGATTTTGCGCCCGGGTCTTTTGGCTGGCTTGTTCCTTTTCGGAAGGGTCAGGCAAAGATCGGACTGCTGCTTACGCAAAGAGGCAAGAAATGGCTGAAGAAGTTCATTGAGCATAGACTTGGCATCAATCGCGGCTTTGACGAGAATAAGATACAGGTTAAACCCATCGCATTCGGCCCTGTGAAGAAGAGTGTCAACGGTAACATCCTCTCTGTTGGTGAGGCCGCAGGCCAGGTTAAAACCACAACCGGAGGCGGTATTTTTTACGGCTTATTGTGTTCCGAGATCGCGGCTGAAAAATTGGCACAGACCCTCAAGGATGGATTCAGCCTCAATGACTATGAAATAACCTGGCGCAGCGCCCTGGTTTCCGAACTCGATATCGGCAGAAATCTGAGATTGATCGCTGCAAGACTCAGTGACCAGGAAGTTGAGAACCTTTTTAGTTTCGTAAAACAGAATAGATTTTGGGTGGAATTACTTGTTCCGCGTATAAACTTCGACTACCATTCAAATGTAATATTTTTCTGCATGAAAAGCTTCGGGCAACTGCTGGGACTGAATAATAAGTAA
- a CDS encoding mechanosensitive ion channel family protein, which produces MLTEDITLTNFIISVSLIVGGFIVGVVLEKVILARLRKFAKRTSWEGDEITINSIKGAGILWFGLAGIYAAFANLPLKPVIQTVVNKSLLIVILISATVVLSKVVVGFISLHSKKATGGLPSASLFINVSRGVVFLLGALIILQSVGVSITPLITALGVGGLAVALALQPTLSNLFAGVQIIVSKQLEPGDWVEIDSGAKGYVVDVSWRNTTIRELPNNLIIVPNSLLANSVITNFSRPQKQMSVIIEVGVSYDSDLAKVERVTIDVAKKVVKEVQGGEAEFEPILRFHTFADFSINFSVIVRVKEYINKYLVRHEFIKALHKRYNEEGIEIPFPIRTVHMKDTKH; this is translated from the coding sequence ATGCTAACTGAAGACATTACTTTAACTAACTTCATTATCTCAGTAAGCCTTATCGTCGGTGGTTTCATCGTCGGGGTTGTACTTGAAAAGGTCATCCTCGCCAGGCTGAGGAAATTCGCCAAACGCACAAGTTGGGAAGGTGATGAGATAACCATAAACTCAATAAAAGGTGCGGGGATCCTTTGGTTTGGGCTTGCCGGCATTTACGCTGCCTTCGCCAATCTGCCCCTGAAACCAGTCATTCAGACGGTAGTCAACAAATCGTTACTCATCGTTATTTTGATCTCGGCAACAGTGGTTCTTTCAAAGGTCGTCGTTGGCTTCATAAGCCTGCACAGTAAGAAAGCGACCGGTGGCTTACCTTCGGCATCTCTTTTCATAAACGTCTCCAGGGGTGTCGTCTTTTTGCTCGGCGCACTAATAATACTTCAGTCCGTGGGTGTGTCGATCACTCCATTGATTACTGCCCTGGGTGTGGGAGGTTTAGCAGTGGCTCTCGCTCTGCAGCCGACTCTATCCAATCTTTTTGCCGGGGTGCAGATCATCGTATCCAAACAGCTCGAACCGGGTGATTGGGTGGAGATAGATTCTGGAGCCAAGGGGTATGTCGTTGACGTCTCCTGGCGCAATACTACGATCCGGGAATTGCCGAACAATCTTATCATCGTTCCTAACTCGTTGCTGGCGAATAGTGTCATAACGAATTTCAGCCGGCCGCAGAAGCAAATGTCGGTAATAATCGAAGTAGGCGTTAGTTATGACAGCGATTTGGCAAAAGTCGAAAGGGTAACTATCGACGTTGCCAAGAAAGTTGTCAAAGAGGTGCAGGGGGGAGAGGCGGAGTTCGAGCCAATATTGCGCTTTCACACATTTGCCGACTTCAGCATAAATTTTTCGGTCATCGTGCGGGTCAAGGAGTATATAAACAAGTATCTGGTTCGTCATGAGTTCATCAAAGCCCTGCATAAGCGGTACAACGAGGAGGGCATAGAAATCCCCTTCCCGATCAGAACCGTGCATATGAAGGACACCAAACACTGA
- the lpdA gene encoding dihydrolipoyl dehydrogenase gives MNKYDVVVIGAGPGGYPCAIRLGQLKKKVLIVEEKLLGGLCLNWGCIPTKALSFAAELVDDFEKAKRMGFDLTFNGYDLDKVRNWKESVVKRLRTGIEYLFKANGVEWKKGRARIIDEYKVEIEMETGIETVEAGNIVIATGTEVISLPGLEFDHKHVIDTDDALDLKEIPERLLVIGAGASGLEMATIYSRFGSAVTVVEIMDQVLPGMETELCEALQKIMKKSGIELYLGSQVTGFELLDNRIEVSIKTSGDVREAIYDKILVSVGRRPSVSSFERMGIELDSKGYVKTDATFKTNLSNIYAIGDIAGPPLLAHKATRQGIIVAENIAGLKKTPGKSIIPSCVFTIPPLSAAGLTEAEAIANGHKVKVGRFPYRALGKAISMGETEGLVKIVGSEEGKLLGIHILGAESPNLIGEAVLALDQGLDVEHITGSIHPHPTLTEALQEAAENFFNKAIHVANK, from the coding sequence ATGAATAAATACGACGTCGTCGTGATCGGTGCTGGTCCAGGGGGTTATCCGTGCGCAATTCGTCTAGGTCAATTGAAGAAGAAGGTTTTGATCGTTGAGGAAAAATTGCTCGGCGGTTTGTGTCTGAACTGGGGTTGTATTCCGACAAAAGCACTGAGCTTTGCCGCGGAATTGGTTGATGATTTTGAAAAAGCAAAACGCATGGGTTTTGATCTGACGTTCAATGGTTATGACCTCGACAAGGTCCGCAACTGGAAAGAGTCAGTTGTAAAGAGACTGAGAACAGGCATTGAATATCTTTTCAAGGCGAACGGCGTCGAGTGGAAGAAAGGCAGGGCGCGAATAATTGATGAATACAAAGTTGAGATTGAAATGGAGACCGGCATAGAGACAGTCGAAGCCGGTAATATTGTTATTGCGACCGGAACCGAGGTCATATCATTACCCGGACTTGAATTCGACCACAAGCACGTCATTGATACTGATGACGCGCTCGATCTGAAGGAAATCCCCGAGAGATTGCTTGTGATCGGTGCTGGTGCTTCAGGTCTGGAGATGGCAACGATCTATTCACGCTTCGGCAGCGCGGTGACCGTTGTTGAGATAATGGATCAGGTGCTGCCTGGAATGGAAACCGAACTGTGTGAAGCCCTCCAGAAGATCATGAAAAAGTCAGGTATTGAGCTCTACCTTGGATCCCAGGTAACTGGATTCGAGTTGTTGGACAACAGGATTGAAGTATCGATCAAAACATCCGGTGATGTACGCGAGGCGATCTATGACAAAATACTTGTTTCGGTTGGACGCAGGCCATCTGTTTCTTCGTTTGAAAGAATGGGTATTGAGCTGGACAGTAAAGGATATGTGAAAACGGACGCCACATTCAAGACTAATTTGAGCAACATCTATGCGATCGGTGACATAGCGGGTCCGCCACTGCTGGCTCACAAAGCGACCAGACAGGGTATCATTGTTGCCGAGAACATCGCTGGGCTGAAAAAGACCCCGGGTAAATCCATTATCCCTTCTTGCGTTTTCACTATACCTCCCTTATCAGCTGCAGGTTTGACCGAAGCAGAGGCAATTGCAAACGGTCATAAGGTGAAGGTTGGCCGTTTTCCCTACCGTGCCCTGGGCAAAGCAATATCCATGGGCGAGACCGAGGGTCTTGTGAAGATAGTCGGCAGCGAGGAAGGTAAGTTGCTGGGCATTCATATTCTTGGTGCTGAATCTCCCAATCTGATTGGTGAAGCGGTCCTCGCTCTGGACCAGGGTCTAGACGTTGAGCATATTACCGGTTCAATCCACCCGCATCCAACTCTGACAGAAGCGCTGCAGGAAGCAGCTGAAAACTTCTTTAACAAAGCTATACATGTTGCCAATAAATAA
- a CDS encoding four helix bundle protein, translating into MEKIRSFRDLIVWQLSSELSKEIHDLVKSFPRDERFSLSDDLLRSVRSIPANIAEGWGRRFPKEKISFYNIANGSAEECSNHIIEARNIDYISEATHDRLQKKVHVVAVKLTNLISATCKRVTKPPHEISKKNLK; encoded by the coding sequence ATGGAGAAAATTAGGAGTTTTAGAGATTTGATTGTATGGCAATTGTCATCTGAACTATCGAAAGAGATCCATGATCTTGTTAAGAGTTTTCCGCGGGACGAGAGGTTTTCACTTTCCGATGACTTGTTGCGTTCGGTGCGTTCGATACCAGCAAATATCGCGGAAGGGTGGGGACGGCGTTTCCCAAAAGAAAAAATTTCTTTTTATAATATAGCGAATGGTTCTGCAGAGGAATGTTCTAATCACATTATTGAAGCAAGAAATATCGATTATATAAGCGAGGCAACCCATGACCGTCTGCAGAAGAAAGTCCACGTTGTCGCTGTGAAATTGACGAATCTGATATCTGCTACCTGTAAGCGAGTAACAAAACCGCCGCATGAGATATCGAAGAAGAATTTGAAATGA